The DNA sequence GATACAAAATTGGCAGAAGAGTCTGCAGAAATTCTATGCGAGAAATATAATGTTGTTTCTCCAGAGGATGCTGATGTCATCGTTGCTCTTGGCGGGGATGGATTTATGCTTCAATGCTTACATAAAAATCTTTTCTCTAACAAACCAATCTTTGGCCTTAACAGAGGCACTGTTGGATTCTTAATGAATGACTACGGTGAAAATAACCTCATGGAACGCCTTGAAAAGGCAGATAAATTTGAACTACATCCACTGAGAATGGTGGCAACAGATGTGCAGGGGCAGGTCCACAGTTATCTGGCCATTAATGAAGTCTCTTTGCTAAGAGAAACGCGCCAAGCAGCCTCAATGCAAATTATTATTGATGGCAAGCCACGACTTACAAAAATGGTCGGCGATGGCCTTATTGTCTCCACGCCGGCGGGCAGTACAGCCTATAATCTTTCTGCTCATGGTCCTATCTTGCCTATTGGCTCTAATATGCTTTCAGTGACCCCAATTAGCTGTTTTCGACCGAGACGATGGCGCGGGGCTCTTATCAGTGAAGATAGTGATATTGAACTCATTATTCGTGATGGGCGAAAAAGGCCTGTTTCAGCAACTGCTGATATGCATGAAGTTCGTGATGTGAAGAATGTTCGAATTACCGAAGCAAAGGATGTGACGGTTCATCTACTGTTTGATCCTCACCACAATCTTGATGAACGTATTTTCCTTGAACAATTTGCTGATTAAAAAAAGCCTCAGGATCCTCCTGAGGCTTTCTCATTCATCATACGTCAAATCATTTAGATGAAATCAATATCATCATCATCATAATCACTAGCAAGCGGGAGTAAGACCGTAAAGCGTGAGCCCTTGCCCTCTTCACTCGATAATTTAATCTTCCCGCTCATTGCCTCAGCTAGGCCACGACAAATATGCAAACCCATCCCAATTCCATTTTGGCGTCTTGCATAAAGATCATCGGTAACTTGTTGAAATTTATCAAAAATTCTTTCTTGATCATGGACAGAAATCCCAATTCCAGAGTCCCAAACCGTGATAGCAAGATGCTCACAAGCCGCAGGATCAACATTGATACCTATACGGCCACCGTCGCCTGTAAATTTCACAGCATTGTTGAGTAGATTGATCATAATTTGGAGAACACGTTTTTCATCCGCCAAGATATGAAGGTCTGGATCAATGCCTTGAATTTCAAATTCAATAGACTTTTCTCTAGCTTGACCGGCAACAAAATTACTGGCTCTTGACACAACACTATGCACAGAGACAGCTGTAGTGGACAGACTGAGGGCACCGCTTTCCAACAAAGTCACATCCATAATATCTGTAATAAGAGACTGAAGATGAACACCCGCAGAATGGATGTCTTCCGCATAACTACGATACTCATCATTCAGAGTGCCAAATTTTTGACCAATGAAGGATTCAGCAAAACCAATAATTGCATTCAAAGGTGTTTTGAGCTCATGACTCATGGTTGCGAGGAAATCATTTTTCGTTTTCAACGCATCCTTGGCCGCTTTTGTGGTCACATCTAAAGCAATATTATTTCTAGTCAGATCAGCGAGAGTGTCCTCAAGACGCTGTTTTTCTAGTTTGACTTTTTCCGCTTGCTCGTATCGCTCGGTGACGTCCTTACCGACACCACGGTATCCTTGGAATTCACCAGACTGGCGATCAAAAACAGGAACACCTGACATGTGGAAACATTGTTCCAATCCATTATAATCTTTAATGATGAAAAGCTGGTCACGGAATGGCTTTTTCATTGCGATTGCTTCAAGACCTTCATCACTGCCTTCCATGTTGGCTTTAAATTCTCCAAATTGCTCTAATTTTGATCCTATAAACATCATAGCAGGCTGCCCGACGACAGCTGTAAATCGATTTGAAAGCGTCTTTACTTTCATCTCTTCACTAAGCTCCCACATCCAATCAGATCCTGCGCGTGCAAAGTCTTGATAGCGGGCATGAATATTCTTTGAATCCTCAACAGCTTTCGTCAGATTTGTAATGTCTTCATATGTTCCAGCAATGGCGATAATATCACCACGTGCATTACAAACTGGCATGTGACGTCCTTGGAAAACAAACTGCTTCCCTCGGATCGTCAAGGTTTCTTCTGCTTTAACAGTCGACTGGCTTGCAAGCACATCTTGAATAATTGGCTGCATGGTCGGTGCCGGCATCTTATTCATTATTTGCAAGGGACCCGGACTAAGACTAACGTCGCCCATGACATCGGCTAACTCTTGGAACTTTTCATTCACATGCAAAAGCATGCCGTCCACAGAGGTCACATAAACTGGCAAGCTGTTGTCGACAATT is a window from the Temperatibacter marinus genome containing:
- a CDS encoding NAD kinase; translated protein: MKIAILHSDTKLAEESAEILCEKYNVVSPEDADVIVALGGDGFMLQCLHKNLFSNKPIFGLNRGTVGFLMNDYGENNLMERLEKADKFELHPLRMVATDVQGQVHSYLAINEVSLLRETRQAASMQIIIDGKPRLTKMVGDGLIVSTPAGSTAYNLSAHGPILPIGSNMLSVTPISCFRPRRWRGALISEDSDIELIIRDGRKRPVSATADMHEVRDVKNVRITEAKDVTVHLLFDPHHNLDERIFLEQFAD
- a CDS encoding sensor histidine kinase codes for the protein MSDINKAKGQLLRFAELQNQAGLSDQQEQDSAFGASIRKAAVHAVPANTQVSGFLDHLIVDNSLPVYVTSVDGMLLHVNEKFQELADVMGDVSLSPGPLQIMNKMPAPTMQPIIQDVLASQSTVKAEETLTIRGKQFVFQGRHMPVCNARGDIIAIAGTYEDITNLTKAVEDSKNIHARYQDFARAGSDWMWELSEEMKVKTLSNRFTAVVGQPAMMFIGSKLEQFGEFKANMEGSDEGLEAIAMKKPFRDQLFIIKDYNGLEQCFHMSGVPVFDRQSGEFQGYRGVGKDVTERYEQAEKVKLEKQRLEDTLADLTRNNIALDVTTKAAKDALKTKNDFLATMSHELKTPLNAIIGFAESFIGQKFGTLNDEYRSYAEDIHSAGVHLQSLITDIMDVTLLESGALSLSTTAVSVHSVVSRASNFVAGQAREKSIEFEIQGIDPDLHILADEKRVLQIMINLLNNAVKFTGDGGRIGINVDPAACEHLAITVWDSGIGISVHDQERIFDKFQQVTDDLYARRQNGIGMGLHICRGLAEAMSGKIKLSSEEGKGSRFTVLLPLASDYDDDDIDFI